The Claveliimonas bilis genome window below encodes:
- a CDS encoding HelD family protein has translation MVREEESFLQDVTEKIKKRIEKIDQTLLTGQKEIENMHDYYWENYTEMDQYGYEDYDNQQALLSQVNANQEAAKQKQRFLKMLDSPYFGRVDFVYSGETEKEPFYIGIGNFAEEAGSIPLIYDWRAPVAGLFYDYDKGEASYEAPAGVMTGEIISKWQYKIRNGRMIYAFESDTKIDDDILKEELGSSSDVQLKNIVRTIQKEQNAIIRNQRDKILVIQGAAGSGKTSVALHRAAYLLYHDRKNLKASDILILSPNSVFADYISHILPELGEENIQEMSFDLFAYRELRGITDDCEDRYHHLERMMKYPDAEQSRRFQKKQSSEFIGEMEGFLAILEDRLMDFREVSFRGIKKTEEELIRLFYFKFQDLPLLARMDAVREYVVDEYETLYGKELTEEEAEAVKAQFDRSYVTKDIYQIYSWFLEDNGYPPLPDISLGQRMTEYEDVYGLLYLKYRLLGRGKHRRIKHLIIDEMQDYSYLQYVILDMLFDCKMTILGDKAQTLDETVHDVCTFLPGIFGKKMRKITMNKSYRNTVQIASYAAQFSSDPDVELLERQGKEVEERQFQKEDDLLEAILEAVSAGEEMFETAAVLTRTEEEAEDIYHIWKSKGVQVSYIDRNSTSFRKGLTVTTFYMAKGLEFDQVFAVKDRKETPLDNQAAYISATRALHELYVFSLC, from the coding sequence ATGGTGAGAGAAGAAGAATCCTTTTTGCAGGATGTGACAGAAAAAATTAAAAAGAGAATAGAAAAAATAGATCAAACCCTTCTTACAGGACAAAAAGAGATCGAAAACATGCACGACTATTACTGGGAAAATTATACGGAAATGGACCAGTACGGATATGAAGACTACGACAATCAGCAGGCTCTTCTTAGCCAGGTAAATGCCAATCAGGAAGCGGCTAAACAGAAGCAGCGCTTTTTGAAGATGTTGGATTCTCCATACTTCGGCAGAGTAGATTTCGTATATTCAGGGGAAACAGAAAAGGAACCTTTTTATATAGGAATTGGAAATTTTGCAGAGGAGGCGGGAAGTATCCCCCTCATCTATGACTGGCGGGCCCCTGTGGCAGGTCTTTTCTATGATTATGACAAAGGAGAGGCTTCTTATGAAGCTCCTGCCGGAGTTATGACAGGGGAGATCATTTCAAAATGGCAGTATAAGATCAGAAACGGCAGGATGATATATGCTTTTGAAAGCGACACAAAAATCGACGATGACATTTTGAAAGAAGAACTTGGAAGCAGCAGTGACGTCCAGCTGAAAAATATTGTACGGACGATCCAGAAGGAACAAAACGCTATCATCCGGAACCAGAGGGATAAGATCCTGGTGATCCAGGGAGCGGCAGGCAGCGGGAAAACCTCGGTAGCGCTCCATCGGGCGGCCTATCTTCTGTATCACGACAGGAAGAATCTGAAGGCATCAGATATCCTGATCCTTTCGCCCAACAGTGTTTTTGCGGATTATATTTCTCACATCCTCCCGGAACTGGGAGAGGAAAATATCCAGGAAATGAGTTTTGATCTCTTTGCTTACAGGGAGCTTAGGGGAATCACGGATGACTGCGAAGACCGATATCATCATCTGGAGCGGATGATGAAATATCCGGATGCGGAGCAAAGCAGACGCTTTCAAAAAAAGCAGTCTTCAGAGTTCATCGGGGAAATGGAAGGATTTCTGGCCATTTTAGAGGACAGATTGATGGATTTTAGGGAAGTCTCATTTCGGGGAATAAAAAAGACAGAAGAAGAGCTTATCCGCCTTTTTTATTTTAAGTTTCAGGATCTTCCGCTGCTTGCCAGGATGGATGCCGTACGGGAATACGTAGTGGACGAGTATGAGACCCTGTATGGGAAAGAACTTACCGAAGAAGAAGCAGAAGCGGTGAAAGCCCAGTTTGACCGTTCCTATGTGACAAAAGATATCTATCAGATCTACAGCTGGTTCCTGGAAGACAACGGTTATCCGCCATTGCCGGATATTTCTCTGGGACAGAGAATGACAGAATATGAAGATGTATATGGCTTGCTGTATCTGAAATATCGTCTTCTTGGCAGAGGAAAGCACCGACGGATCAAACATCTGATCATCGACGAAATGCAGGATTACTCCTATCTGCAGTATGTGATCCTTGACATGCTGTTTGACTGTAAGATGACAATCCTTGGAGATAAGGCCCAGACACTGGATGAAACTGTGCATGATGTATGCACGTTTCTCCCCGGAATCTTCGGAAAGAAGATGCGGAAGATCACCATGAATAAGAGTTACCGGAATACGGTGCAGATTGCATCTTATGCGGCACAGTTTTCATCGGATCCGGATGTGGAACTTTTAGAAAGACAGGGAAAGGAAGTGGAGGAAAGACAGTTTCAGAAAGAGGATGATCTGCTGGAGGCAATCCTGGAGGCAGTGAGCGCAGGAGAAGAAATGTTTGAGACAGCGGCAGTTCTGACACGGACGGAAGAGGAGGCCGAGGATATTTACCATATCTGGAAATCAAAAGGAGTTCAGGTTTCCTATATAGACAGGAACAGTACCTCGTTCCGGAAGGGGCTTACCGTGACAACATTTTATATGGCTAAAGGACTGGAATTTGACCAGGTTTTTGCGGTGAAAGACAGAAAAGAGACGCCTCTTGATAATCAGGCGGCCTATATTTCAGCAACAAGAGCCCTCCATGAGCTGTATGTATTTTCTCTGTGCTGA
- a CDS encoding PhoH family protein → MGMIEMTIDIPAEYQIHVFGQFDSFAKKIERALHVTLIPRGDTVKILGTEPQAKKAKSVLEQLTALAERGNEILEQNVDYTLSLAMEDQEEQVLEIDRDMICQTIQGKPVKPKTLGQKKYVDAIRNKMIVFGLGPAGTGKTYLAMAMAITAFKNNEVGRIILTRPAIEAGEKLGFLPGDLQSKIDPYLRPLYDALYQIMGAESFLKNSEKGLIEVAPLAYMRGRTLDNAFIILDEAQNTTPAQMKMFLTRIGFGSKVVITGDATQKDLPSGQISGLDVATAVVRNLEDISICNLTSKDVVRHPLVQKIVKAYEEYESRENRRKKGKDRRRK, encoded by the coding sequence ATGGGAATGATTGAAATGACGATAGATATCCCGGCAGAATATCAGATACATGTATTCGGGCAGTTCGACAGCTTTGCAAAGAAAATCGAACGCGCCCTCCATGTCACTTTGATTCCCCGGGGAGATACGGTGAAAATACTGGGAACGGAGCCGCAGGCGAAGAAGGCAAAAAGTGTTCTGGAACAGCTGACTGCTCTGGCGGAAAGAGGAAATGAAATCCTGGAACAAAATGTAGATTATACCCTGTCTCTTGCCATGGAAGACCAGGAAGAACAGGTATTGGAGATTGACAGGGATATGATCTGCCAGACCATTCAGGGAAAACCGGTAAAGCCAAAGACGCTGGGACAGAAAAAATATGTGGATGCGATCCGGAATAAAATGATCGTGTTCGGTCTTGGACCGGCAGGTACCGGAAAGACCTATCTTGCGATGGCGATGGCGATTACAGCTTTTAAGAACAACGAGGTGGGGAGGATCATTCTGACCCGTCCTGCCATTGAAGCCGGGGAAAAGCTTGGATTTTTGCCGGGGGATCTGCAAAGCAAGATCGATCCCTATCTGCGTCCGCTTTACGATGCGCTTTACCAGATCATGGGAGCGGAAAGTTTTTTGAAAAATTCGGAAAAAGGCCTGATCGAGGTGGCGCCCCTTGCGTATATGAGAGGACGTACTCTTGACAATGCCTTTATTATTCTTGACGAGGCTCAGAATACGACTCCGGCACAGATGAAGATGTTTTTGACAAGAATCGGTTTCGGCTCTAAAGTTGTCATCACCGGAGATGCAACGCAAAAAGACCTTCCGTCCGGCCAGATTTCCGGTCTGGATGTTGCTACGGCAGTCGTACGTAACCTGGAGGATATCAGTATCTGTAATCTTACCAGCAAAGATGTGGTACGTCATCCGCTGGTACAGAAGATCGTAAAAGCATACGAGGAGTACGAATCCAGGGAGAACCGCAGAAAAAAAGGCAAAGATCGGAGGAGAAAATAA
- a CDS encoding HD domain-containing protein — protein MGQDKETRGEGEPDRIRKQFDFIREIDKEKFIGRQTYLTDGNRKENDAEHAWHMAIMTFLLAEYSNEEIDVLKTMAMLLIHDIVEIDAGDTYAYDEEAKKTQKERETRAADRIFGLLPGDQEKKLKDLWQEFEEGRTKEAKFARTMDNLQPIMLNAATDGKAWEEHQVHLSQILKRNEKTADGSRFLWKYAYENFIEPNVKMKKIQSEKSKQ, from the coding sequence ATGGGACAGGACAAAGAAACGAGAGGGGAAGGAGAGCCGGACAGAATCCGAAAGCAGTTTGATTTTATACGGGAAATCGACAAGGAGAAGTTTATCGGGCGTCAGACCTATCTCACAGACGGAAACCGAAAAGAAAATGATGCGGAACATGCATGGCATATGGCGATCATGACCTTTCTTCTGGCAGAATATTCCAACGAAGAAATTGATGTTTTAAAGACCATGGCAATGCTCTTGATCCACGATATCGTGGAAATCGACGCAGGCGATACCTATGCTTACGATGAAGAGGCCAAGAAGACGCAGAAAGAGCGGGAAACACGGGCGGCGGATCGTATATTCGGGCTCCTTCCCGGGGATCAGGAAAAAAAACTGAAAGATCTGTGGCAGGAATTTGAAGAGGGCAGAACAAAGGAAGCTAAATTTGCCCGTACCATGGATAATCTTCAGCCTATTATGCTGAATGCAGCCACAGACGGGAAAGCATGGGAGGAGCATCAGGTACATCTTTCGCAGATATTGAAGCGCAACGAAAAAACGGCAGACGGTTCCCGTTTTCTCTGGAAATATGCATATGAAAATTTTATTGAACCCAATGTGAAAATGAAGAAAATTCAAAGTGAAAAGTCAAAGCAATAA
- a CDS encoding MATE family efflux transporter, protein MNHRENAQPASDKEFLGTDPIGKLLFRLAVPTVIAQLINMLYNIVDRIYIGHIPEIGATALTGVGVCMPLIMIVSAFAALVGYGGSPRASIFMGKKDNESAEKILGNCFIVQVIISLILTAVLLIWNRDLLMAFGASQNTIEYGVNYMNIYALGTIFVELTLGMNAFITAQGFAKTGMMSVLIGAVANIILDPIFIFGFDMDVRGAALATIISQGLSCIWVVSFLCGKKTFLKIRKKNLILVPRFILPCLALGVSTFVMQASESVISVCFNSSLQKYGGDIAVGAMTILTSVMQFAMLPLQGLGQGAQPIISYNYGAGNAVRVQSAFKLLLKVSLCYSVILWLLVMLLPGGFAAMFTTDAALMEFTKTALRIYMGAMFLFGIQVSCQMTFNALGKAVESIIVAVMRKFVLLLPLIYIMPRIFSSDPTTGVYTAEPIADVIAVTFTAILFSIQFKKALSKMKKQC, encoded by the coding sequence TAGGAAAGCTTTTGTTCCGTCTTGCAGTTCCTACTGTCATCGCACAGCTTATCAACATGCTCTACAATATTGTAGACAGAATCTACATTGGCCACATTCCGGAGATTGGAGCGACGGCACTGACAGGTGTGGGCGTATGTATGCCCCTGATCATGATCGTATCAGCTTTTGCAGCCCTGGTTGGATACGGCGGCTCACCAAGAGCATCTATTTTCATGGGAAAGAAAGATAATGAATCTGCAGAAAAAATACTGGGAAACTGTTTTATTGTCCAGGTCATTATTTCTCTGATCCTGACGGCGGTACTTCTTATATGGAACCGGGATTTGCTCATGGCTTTTGGAGCCAGCCAAAATACCATTGAATATGGCGTAAACTATATGAATATTTATGCCCTTGGAACGATATTTGTAGAGTTGACTCTTGGCATGAATGCATTTATTACAGCCCAGGGATTTGCAAAGACCGGAATGATGTCTGTTTTGATCGGGGCCGTAGCGAATATTATTTTGGACCCGATTTTTATTTTCGGATTTGATATGGATGTCAGAGGAGCTGCTCTTGCCACTATTATTTCACAGGGACTTTCCTGTATATGGGTTGTTTCTTTTCTGTGCGGAAAAAAGACATTCCTGAAGATCAGAAAGAAAAATCTGATCCTTGTTCCCAGGTTTATCCTTCCCTGTCTTGCTCTCGGAGTATCCACTTTTGTGATGCAGGCAAGCGAGAGTGTTATTTCGGTATGCTTCAATTCATCTCTGCAAAAATATGGGGGAGACATTGCAGTGGGGGCTATGACAATTCTGACCAGTGTCATGCAGTTCGCCATGCTTCCACTTCAGGGACTTGGGCAGGGAGCGCAACCTATTATCAGCTATAACTATGGTGCCGGCAATGCTGTCAGGGTACAAAGTGCTTTTAAATTACTTTTGAAAGTCAGCCTTTGCTATTCTGTGATTCTGTGGCTGCTTGTTATGCTCCTTCCGGGAGGGTTTGCGGCAATGTTTACCACAGATGCTGCTTTAATGGAATTTACAAAAACAGCTCTGCGCATCTATATGGGAGCGATGTTCCTTTTCGGAATCCAGGTTTCCTGTCAGATGACTTTTAACGCCCTTGGAAAAGCGGTAGAATCCATTATCGTAGCGGTTATGCGGAAGTTTGTGCTTCTCCTTCCGCTGATCTATATTATGCCGCGTATTTTTTCTTCAGATCCGACAACGGGCGTTTATACGGCAGAACCCATTGCGGATGTGATCGCAGTAACTTTTACAGCAATACTCTTTTCTATACAGTTTAAGAAAGCGCTTTCAAAAATGAAAAAACAGTGTTAA
- a CDS encoding pyrimidine-nucleoside phosphorylase — MTMYELILKKKRGGALTSEEINWMVREYTNGCIPDYQMSAMLMAVCFQKMNTEETTALTLAMADSGDRMDLSSIKGIKVDKHSTGGVGDKTSLVLAPLVASLGIPVAKMSGRGLGHTGGTIDKLESISGFRTSLSEEEFLKNVADIHIAIAGQTKNLAPADKKLYALRDVTGTVDNLSLIASSIMSKKLASGADAIVLDVKAGDGAFMKTPGEAKALARMMIQIGEKAGKAMTAVISDMNQPLGNAVGNALELEEVIATLKGHGPEDLTELVFTLGACMLLSAKAADSMEDAEKKLQDALFSGKAYGKFLEFVKAQGGNTDQVEDPCLLPQASLRMEVYADREGFVTGIHTEEIGRICLLLGGGRAVKEDPIDPAVGIVLHRKIGDFVKKGDSIATICANDKTKCQAAGDRLKAAYEYGDRSLEERKIVYEVIH, encoded by the coding sequence ATGACAATGTATGAATTGATCTTGAAGAAAAAGAGAGGCGGAGCGCTTACTTCCGAGGAAATAAACTGGATGGTCCGGGAATATACAAACGGATGCATTCCGGATTATCAGATGTCAGCCATGCTGATGGCAGTCTGTTTCCAGAAAATGAACACCGAAGAGACAACAGCGCTGACGCTGGCTATGGCGGACAGCGGTGACAGAATGGACCTTTCTTCCATAAAAGGGATCAAGGTGGATAAGCACAGCACAGGGGGCGTCGGAGATAAGACCTCCCTTGTACTGGCGCCCCTTGTGGCTTCGCTGGGGATCCCGGTGGCAAAAATGTCCGGGAGAGGGCTGGGACACACGGGAGGAACCATTGATAAACTGGAAAGTATATCAGGATTTCGCACTTCTTTATCAGAAGAAGAATTTCTGAAAAACGTGGCGGACATTCATATAGCAATTGCAGGACAGACCAAAAATCTTGCACCGGCAGACAAAAAACTCTATGCGCTCCGGGATGTTACCGGAACCGTAGATAATCTCTCCCTCATTGCCAGCAGTATCATGAGTAAGAAACTGGCATCCGGAGCAGATGCTATTGTACTGGATGTGAAAGCCGGCGACGGCGCTTTTATGAAGACGCCCGGGGAAGCAAAGGCTCTTGCGCGGATGATGATCCAGATAGGAGAAAAGGCGGGAAAGGCCATGACAGCAGTGATTTCGGATATGAATCAGCCGCTGGGAAATGCGGTAGGCAATGCGCTGGAGCTTGAGGAAGTCATTGCCACACTCAAAGGACATGGACCAGAGGATCTGACAGAACTTGTCTTTACTTTAGGGGCCTGTATGCTTCTGTCAGCAAAAGCAGCAGACAGTATGGAAGATGCCGAAAAGAAATTGCAGGACGCCCTTTTTTCCGGAAAGGCTTATGGAAAATTCCTGGAGTTTGTAAAGGCTCAGGGCGGTAATACGGATCAGGTTGAGGATCCCTGTCTTCTTCCGCAGGCGTCTCTTCGTATGGAGGTATATGCGGACAGGGAAGGATTTGTTACAGGAATCCATACGGAAGAGATCGGAAGGATCTGCCTGCTTCTTGGCGGCGGAAGAGCCGTAAAAGAGGATCCGATCGATCCGGCCGTGGGCATTGTCCTTCATCGTAAGATCGGAGATTTTGTCAAAAAAGGAGATTCCATTGCCACGATCTGCGCAAATGATAAAACAAAGTGCCAGGCGGCAGGAGACCGGCTGAAAGCAGCCTACGAATACGGCGACCGGTCTTTAGAGGAAAGAAAGATCGTGTACGAAGTGATTCATTAG
- a CDS encoding sporulation protein YqfD has product MLLSMIRFLRGYIKIRVSGYSPERFLNACSHKGICLWGLKPVRGAYEMYTDARSLKKMKAVLKKTGTKAEITGRYGLPFFLHRYRKRKVFFAGIFFCAALIYIFSLFIWEIDIEGNLRRTDEAILSFLDSEDVRHGMPVSKVDCSRIASRIREEYSDIIWVSASIQGAKLVIRVKENEDLSQEEPSADSEEKAEDSKKGTDLVADRDCTIVSIVTRNGIPAVKAGSKVKKGDILVSGRVEMKNDAGEVTGYRYREADADIKGEYIQQYENTVEREYPVKDYIKERNQPVKKSQWYLRIGPWTASLGSIENKYENCEYRAWEKDLKLGDSFILPVSFGEREVVPYKTHRESLTDEEIQQDLSRAFALWCEELEKKGVEIIRNDVKIYTEQKKASAKGSVTLQGEVAEKRDTEILPDPERETLETERENQNGND; this is encoded by the coding sequence TTGCTTTTATCCATGATCCGCTTTTTGCGGGGCTATATAAAAATAAGAGTATCCGGGTATTCTCCGGAGCGGTTTTTGAACGCCTGCAGCCACAAAGGTATCTGTCTGTGGGGACTTAAACCGGTCCGGGGTGCTTATGAGATGTATACAGATGCCAGGAGTTTAAAGAAGATGAAGGCAGTCCTTAAAAAGACCGGAACAAAGGCAGAGATTACAGGCCGGTATGGACTTCCTTTTTTTTTACACAGATATCGGAAAAGAAAGGTGTTTTTTGCTGGAATTTTCTTTTGTGCCGCATTGATCTATATTTTCTCTCTTTTTATATGGGAAATTGATATCGAAGGAAATTTAAGAAGAACAGATGAAGCTATTCTCTCTTTTCTGGATTCCGAGGATGTCCGGCACGGAATGCCTGTAAGCAAAGTGGACTGCAGCAGGATCGCATCCAGGATCCGCGAGGAGTACAGCGATATCATATGGGTTTCTGCTTCCATTCAGGGGGCAAAGCTGGTGATCCGGGTAAAGGAAAATGAAGATCTGTCGCAAGAGGAACCGTCGGCAGACAGTGAAGAGAAAGCAGAAGATTCGAAAAAAGGCACGGATCTGGTTGCCGACAGGGATTGCACGATTGTATCCATCGTGACCCGTAACGGTATACCGGCTGTAAAAGCGGGCAGCAAGGTAAAGAAAGGAGATATCCTGGTGTCCGGCAGGGTGGAAATGAAAAATGATGCCGGAGAAGTGACAGGTTACCGCTACAGAGAGGCAGACGCCGATATTAAAGGAGAATATATACAGCAGTATGAAAATACGGTGGAAAGAGAATATCCTGTTAAAGATTATATAAAAGAGAGGAATCAGCCTGTAAAAAAGAGTCAGTGGTATTTAAGGATCGGGCCATGGACCGCCTCCCTTGGGAGCATTGAAAACAAGTACGAGAACTGTGAATACCGCGCTTGGGAAAAGGATCTTAAACTGGGAGATTCCTTTATTCTTCCGGTATCCTTTGGAGAAAGAGAGGTAGTTCCCTACAAAACCCACAGAGAAAGTCTCACGGATGAGGAAATCCAGCAAGACTTAAGCCGGGCATTTGCGCTCTGGTGTGAGGAACTGGAAAAAAAGGGGGTAGAAATTATCAGGAATGATGTTAAAATATACACAGAGCAAAAAAAAGCGTCTGCCAAAGGCAGTGTGACCCTCCAAGGAGAGGTCGCCGAAAAAAGGGATACGGAAATCCTGCCGGATCCGGAAAGGGAGACGCTTGAGACAGAAAGGGAAAATCAGAATGGGAATGATTGA
- a CDS encoding acyl-CoA dehydratase activase-related protein — translation MVRNSDNPAKRWNIPFDAPLFHWYKDEDRNRQLCLYMKETFRISADETMAAIEAGDTAQKQFHKELTEAGKKVCEDVKSKGTYAVILASRPYQNDALVNHDLPDMFTKLGIPVLTADSLPEINHVELKKSRLDVVNNYHARMLSSAVLAAKTDYLEYVQLVSFGCGHDAYLSDEIIRLMKEISGKIPLILKLDESDIQGPLRIRIRSFTETVDMRRRKESRPKIHSLSDPYPVKYTKQSRKEKIALIPNTSHAFSRLMAAAFAGQGVRTESLAVGREEAIRLGKQYVHNDICFPAQIVIGEALAALKSGKYDGDEVAIGMGKYVGDCRLTHYSALLRKALDDAGYPQVPILTNDDKDSHKLHPGFHMNLFTAVKIAFGLPMIDVLEELLRKIRPYEKEKGSADQAFEKALDEVIRGLERRGISGARKGFEKAIEIMKDIPYDRSEKRPQVWIVGEYLLNFHPGANHDIEAYLEKNGFEIIEARMTDVIRKTYFYQYTQIREYRLKKPLADKVWLRTANQAFEIAHDVTDKIAARHPLYTPACRLPDLVKDSDPIIHHTFDAGEGVLIPGEILHHAKKGCRAFVILQPFGCLPNHVVGRGITKKLKEIYPDAQILPLDYDPDVSFANIENRLQMLVMSCKK, via the coding sequence GTGGTGCGCAATTCGGACAATCCTGCGAAGCGCTGGAACATTCCTTTTGATGCGCCATTGTTTCACTGGTATAAGGACGAGGACCGGAACCGGCAGCTCTGTCTGTATATGAAAGAAACGTTCCGGATTTCGGCAGATGAGACTATGGCGGCAATCGAAGCAGGAGATACGGCGCAGAAACAGTTCCATAAAGAACTGACAGAGGCCGGAAAAAAGGTATGCGAGGATGTAAAGAGTAAGGGAACCTATGCGGTTATTTTGGCCTCCCGCCCCTACCAGAACGATGCGCTTGTTAATCACGACCTTCCTGATATGTTCACGAAGCTTGGGATCCCGGTACTGACAGCGGACTCTCTTCCGGAGATTAATCATGTGGAGCTGAAGAAGAGCAGGCTTGATGTTGTCAATAATTATCATGCCAGAATGCTCTCATCGGCGGTTCTGGCTGCAAAAACAGATTATCTGGAATACGTACAGCTGGTCAGCTTCGGGTGCGGTCACGATGCTTATCTTTCTGATGAGATCATCCGTCTTATGAAAGAAATATCAGGTAAGATACCCTTGATCTTAAAGCTGGACGAAAGCGATATTCAGGGCCCTCTGCGCATCCGTATCCGTTCTTTTACAGAGACGGTAGACATGCGACGCAGAAAGGAGAGCCGGCCTAAGATCCATTCGCTTTCGGATCCTTATCCTGTCAAATACACAAAGCAATCCCGCAAAGAAAAGATTGCTTTGATCCCAAATACTTCCCATGCCTTCAGCAGATTGATGGCAGCGGCCTTTGCCGGACAGGGAGTGAGAACAGAATCCCTGGCTGTGGGACGTGAAGAGGCGATCCGCCTTGGAAAGCAGTACGTACATAACGATATATGTTTCCCGGCACAGATTGTAATAGGCGAAGCCCTTGCCGCTTTGAAAAGCGGAAAATATGACGGGGACGAAGTGGCTATCGGAATGGGAAAATATGTAGGAGACTGCCGTCTGACCCACTACAGCGCGCTGCTTCGCAAAGCGCTGGACGATGCAGGATATCCCCAGGTTCCGATTCTGACTAATGATGACAAAGATTCCCACAAGCTTCACCCCGGCTTTCACATGAATCTTTTTACTGCAGTTAAGATCGCCTTCGGCCTTCCAATGATCGATGTCCTCGAAGAGCTTTTAAGGAAAATCCGTCCTTATGAGAAAGAAAAGGGAAGCGCCGATCAGGCATTTGAGAAGGCCTTGGATGAGGTGATCAGGGGACTGGAGAGAAGAGGAATCTCCGGGGCCAGGAAGGGATTTGAAAAGGCCATTGAAATCATGAAAGATATTCCCTATGACCGTTCGGAAAAAAGACCGCAGGTATGGATCGTGGGAGAGTATCTTCTGAATTTCCATCCCGGAGCTAATCATGATATTGAAGCATATCTGGAGAAGAATGGTTTTGAGATCATTGAGGCCAGAATGACAGATGTCATCCGGAAAACCTACTTTTATCAATATACCCAGATCCGGGAATACCGCCTGAAAAAGCCTCTGGCAGACAAAGTCTGGCTCCGTACGGCGAATCAGGCTTTTGAGATCGCCCATGATGTGACAGATAAGATTGCGGCAAGACATCCGCTTTATACGCCGGCCTGCAGGCTGCCGGATCTTGTGAAAGACAGTGATCCTATTATCCATCATACCTTTGATGCAGGGGAGGGCGTCCTGATACCGGGAGAAATCCTGCATCATGCAAAAAAAGGCTGCAGAGCCTTTGTAATCCTTCAGCCTTTTGGATGCCTGCCTAATCATGTGGTGGGGCGGGGAATTACGAAGAAATTAAAGGAGATTTATCCGGATGCCCAGATTCTGCCCCTGGACTATGATCCCGACGTCAGTTTTGCAAATATAGAGAACCGGCTTCAAATGCTGGTTATGAGCTGTAAAAAGTAA
- a CDS encoding YabP/YqfC family sporulation protein: MKKNRNEEDRVIGRMAEAAGVPKELVLGVPVLHITGREEIRLENYRGIQEYTEELIRIQTRTGQIRLTGKRLNVEYYTNDEMKVTGWIQSIEYL, encoded by the coding sequence ATGAAAAAGAACAGAAATGAGGAAGACAGAGTAATCGGACGCATGGCAGAGGCAGCCGGTGTGCCAAAAGAACTGGTACTGGGCGTACCTGTTCTTCATATAACAGGAAGGGAAGAAATAAGACTGGAAAATTATCGGGGCATACAGGAGTATACAGAGGAACTGATCCGGATCCAGACAAGAACAGGACAGATCCGGCTGACAGGCAAAAGGCTCAATGTTGAGTATTATACCAATGACGAGATGAAGGTCACAGGTTGGATTCAAAGTATTGAATATCTATAG
- a CDS encoding flavin reductase, with amino-acid sequence MDGKAMYKLSYGLFVVTAREGEKDNGCITNTAAQVTTTPNRITLAVNKGNYTHDMIVRTGVFNVSVLSEKASFDTFKHFGFQSGRDVDKFADYEKTGRSPNGLYYVTDGTNAWLSAKVVDTVDLGTHTLFLADVTDGEVLSDDNSATYSYYQSNIKPAPAKEEKKGWRCKICGYIYEGEILPEDFVCPICKHGAADFEKI; translated from the coding sequence ATGGATGGAAAAGCGATGTACAAATTAAGCTATGGGCTCTTTGTGGTGACAGCCAGAGAGGGAGAAAAGGATAACGGCTGCATCACAAACACAGCGGCACAGGTGACAACAACGCCGAACCGCATTACTCTTGCCGTAAATAAGGGAAATTACACTCACGATATGATTGTAAGGACAGGAGTCTTCAATGTGTCTGTCCTGTCGGAGAAAGCATCCTTTGATACTTTCAAACACTTTGGGTTCCAGAGCGGAAGGGATGTTGACAAATTTGCAGATTACGAAAAGACCGGAAGATCTCCAAACGGACTTTATTATGTGACAGACGGAACTAATGCCTGGCTTTCTGCAAAGGTCGTTGATACAGTGGATCTGGGAACCCATACGCTGTTCCTTGCAGATGTGACGGACGGAGAAGTATTGTCTGATGATAACTCGGCTACCTATTCTTACTACCAGTCCAACATCAAACCGGCTCCGGCAAAGGAGGAGAAGAAGGGCTGGAGATGTAAAATATGCGGTTATATCTACGAAGGAGAGATACTTCCAGAGGATTTCGTCTGTCCGATCTGCAAGCACGGAGCGGCTGACTTTGAGAAAATATAG